Proteins from a single region of Chitinibacter bivalviorum:
- a CDS encoding DUF3108 domain-containing protein: MRWFFWSALLLSLVLHVVAVLGEPVYLWMTETKKEEPKAKETKRKLQSQQLAEDDPLTELKNVKPAEKQVVFLQVEPLTQPAPKPVKASAPKRKRLASTVLASAPVASAPAVASEAALAAQMASATASAPLVQNALATSASSASSATAIIASAPNSMSASRVARASGPSAATKINHSAAQRFPKEVQIEYRYAVVTAYLNWKLSNNAYDLELKVLPMGVRFISRGRIGKEGVMPEYFADISNGPDVPKNEVKFDWATMQATINNKGQITVESFEPGDQDVMSAALHLALMGGAQPEYEMSVFTGKKRYTHVHYAIKGEAPIKVGEHEMTALLMAAKGNSNQADFWLAPDWNNLPVRMIIHTEKYGRFDLSAYNLSLDGKKVLETIDPGARQQPRR, translated from the coding sequence GTGCGCTGGTTTTTTTGGTCGGCTTTATTGCTTTCGCTCGTGCTGCATGTAGTCGCAGTACTGGGTGAGCCAGTCTATTTATGGATGACTGAAACCAAAAAAGAAGAACCTAAGGCCAAAGAAACCAAGCGTAAATTGCAAAGCCAACAATTAGCCGAAGACGACCCGCTCACCGAGCTCAAAAACGTCAAACCGGCCGAAAAGCAGGTGGTGTTTTTGCAGGTCGAGCCGTTGACGCAGCCTGCACCGAAGCCCGTCAAAGCATCGGCACCAAAGCGAAAACGGCTTGCGAGTACCGTGTTGGCCAGCGCTCCAGTAGCAAGTGCGCCCGCCGTGGCCAGTGAAGCGGCGCTTGCAGCACAGATGGCCTCTGCAACCGCGAGTGCACCGCTGGTGCAAAATGCGCTTGCTACTAGTGCTTCGAGTGCATCAAGTGCTACTGCGATCATTGCCTCTGCGCCAAATAGCATGAGTGCCAGCCGAGTTGCACGTGCGAGTGGCCCATCGGCCGCAACCAAGATCAATCACAGTGCTGCCCAGCGTTTCCCTAAGGAAGTGCAGATTGAATATCGCTATGCGGTGGTGACCGCCTATTTGAATTGGAAGCTAAGCAATAATGCTTACGATTTAGAGCTGAAAGTGCTTCCGATGGGCGTGCGTTTTATTAGCCGTGGTCGGATCGGTAAAGAAGGGGTGATGCCGGAGTATTTTGCTGATATTTCCAATGGACCAGATGTACCCAAAAACGAAGTTAAGTTTGATTGGGCGACCATGCAGGCAACCATCAATAATAAAGGTCAGATCACCGTTGAATCATTTGAGCCCGGCGATCAAGATGTGATGTCGGCCGCGTTGCATTTGGCGCTGATGGGCGGGGCGCAGCCTGAATACGAAATGTCGGTTTTTACGGGCAAAAAGCGTTACACCCATGTTCACTACGCCATTAAAGGTGAAGCACCGATTAAAGTGGGTGAGCATGAAATGACCGCCTTGCTGATGGCAGCAAAAGGCAATAGCAATCAAGCCGATTTCTGGCTGGCGCCCGATTGGAATAATCTACCAGTTCGGATGATTATTCATACCGAAAAGTATGGCCGCTTTGATTTATCGGCCTACAATCTAAGCCTAGATGGGAAAAAAGTATTAGAGACGATTGATCCGGGGGCGCGGCAGCAGCCACGCCGATGA
- a CDS encoding type II secretion system protein has translation MKNKQQGFTLVELAIVLVIIGLILGMAFKGKDLIDGAKVKNMQAQYNKIVAAFNIYYEKYGNYPGDGCTVATTPAEGGAATCSAPGTRNGLLNTADEVAASMRLLQNANILTNADIQSVFGQPWVMSNSADTVANFAANTNYITLTSTNTAAADIRFVCALDRLMDDGAPDKGIVRSGGVYSATADCWSLSGQVSMGIRVLP, from the coding sequence CCTGATTTTGGGGATGGCCTTTAAGGGTAAGGACCTGATCGATGGCGCCAAAGTCAAAAATATGCAGGCGCAGTACAATAAAATTGTCGCTGCTTTTAATATCTACTACGAGAAATACGGCAACTACCCTGGTGATGGTTGTACTGTTGCAACCACTCCAGCAGAAGGCGGCGCGGCAACGTGTAGTGCACCAGGAACGCGCAATGGATTGTTAAATACTGCAGATGAAGTAGCTGCTTCTATGCGCTTATTGCAAAACGCTAATATTCTTACCAATGCTGATATCCAAAGCGTATTTGGGCAACCGTGGGTGATGTCAAATTCCGCTGACACCGTGGCGAATTTCGCCGCAAATACGAATTACATAACTTTAACCAGCACTAATACGGCCGCTGCCGATATTCGATTTGTCTGCGCTTTGGATCGATTGATGGATGATGGTGCGCCGGATAAAGGTATTGTTCGAAGTGGTGGGGTTTATTCGGCCACTGCGGATTGTTGGTCATTGTCTGGGCAGGTCTCAATGGGTATTCGTGTGTTGCCTTAA
- a CDS encoding glutathione S-transferase N-terminal domain-containing protein, translating into MMKLYSGTSCPFSHRCRIVLFEKGMDFEILDVDIHSKPEDLAIMNPYNEVPVLVERDLQLYESNIINEYIDERFPHPQLMPADPVMRARARLMLFNLERELFIHVKTLEDSSAKKTAVEAARVAIRDNLTQIAPIFTKQKFIMGEEFSMLDVAIAPLLWRFEHYGIEVTKGLVPVMKYAERLFSREAFIDSLTANEKAMRK; encoded by the coding sequence ATGATGAAGTTGTACTCTGGTACTTCCTGCCCATTTAGTCACCGCTGCCGTATTGTGCTATTTGAAAAAGGCATGGATTTTGAGATTCTGGACGTGGATATCCACAGCAAGCCAGAAGACTTGGCCATTATGAATCCGTACAACGAAGTACCTGTCTTGGTTGAGCGTGATTTGCAGCTGTATGAGTCAAACATCATCAACGAATACATTGATGAACGCTTCCCGCACCCACAATTGATGCCAGCAGATCCAGTGATGCGCGCCCGCGCACGCTTGATGCTGTTTAATCTGGAGCGTGAATTATTCATCCACGTTAAAACACTGGAAGACAGCAGCGCGAAGAAAACCGCGGTTGAAGCAGCACGTGTCGCTATTCGCGATAATTTGACGCAAATTGCTCCGATCTTTACCAAGCAAAAATTCATTATGGGTGAAGAGTTCTCAATGCTGGACGTTGCAATTGCACCACTGCTGTGGCGCTTTGAACACTACGGCATTGAAGTCACCAAAGGCCTGGTGCCTGTGATGAAATACGCTGAACGTCTATTTAGCCGTGAAGCATTTATCGATTCATTGACCGCCAATGAAAAAGCAATGCGCAAATAA
- the purM gene encoding phosphoribosylformylglycinamidine cyclo-ligase encodes MSYRDAGVDIDAGDQLVENIKPFAKRTMRPEVLGGIGGFGALVEISKKFKEPVLVSGTDGVGTKLKLAFELNRHDTVGIDLVGMSVNDILVQGAEPLFFLDYFACGKLDVDSATEVIKGIAAGCEQAGCALTGGETAEMPGMYPVGEYDLAGFAVGVVEKSKVITGQDIKAGDVVLGLASNGAHSNGYSLIRKILHLADADYAAEFDGGKSLGDVVMAPTRIYVKPLLKLMETMTVKGMAHITGGGITENVPRVLPENVVAQIDGASWTMPKLFQWLQAQGNVAQQEMYKTFNCGVGMVVIMAAEDAAAATALLQAEGETVYQLGVVRARVGDEHQTQVA; translated from the coding sequence CTGAGCTACCGCGATGCCGGTGTTGATATCGACGCTGGTGACCAGCTCGTTGAAAATATTAAACCATTTGCCAAGCGCACAATGCGTCCCGAAGTGCTCGGTGGCATCGGTGGTTTTGGTGCGCTGGTTGAAATCAGCAAGAAATTTAAAGAGCCAGTTCTTGTTTCCGGCACTGATGGTGTGGGTACTAAATTGAAATTGGCATTCGAGTTGAATCGCCACGACACCGTGGGTATCGACTTGGTGGGCATGAGCGTGAACGATATCTTGGTGCAAGGCGCCGAGCCATTGTTCTTCCTCGATTATTTTGCCTGCGGCAAACTGGACGTCGATAGCGCGACTGAAGTGATCAAAGGCATTGCAGCAGGTTGCGAGCAAGCGGGTTGCGCATTAACTGGCGGCGAAACGGCTGAAATGCCAGGCATGTACCCAGTGGGTGAATACGATTTGGCTGGCTTTGCAGTTGGCGTGGTTGAAAAATCTAAAGTGATTACCGGCCAAGACATCAAAGCGGGCGACGTAGTGCTCGGTTTGGCATCGAACGGCGCGCATTCGAATGGCTACTCATTGATTCGCAAAATCTTGCATCTTGCTGATGCCGATTACGCGGCTGAATTTGATGGTGGTAAGAGCTTGGGTGACGTCGTTATGGCGCCAACACGTATTTATGTGAAGCCGCTGTTGAAACTCATGGAAACTATGACGGTCAAAGGCATGGCGCACATCACTGGTGGCGGCATTACTGAAAATGTACCACGTGTATTGCCAGAAAATGTCGTGGCGCAAATTGATGGCGCTAGCTGGACGATGCCAAAGTTGTTCCAATGGTTGCAGGCGCAAGGCAATGTAGCGCAACAAGAAATGTACAAAACATTTAACTGTGGCGTAGGTATGGTTGTCATCATGGCCGCTGAAGATGCTGCTGCTGCGACTGCGTTGCTGCAAGCTGAAGGTGAAACTGTGTACCAGCTCGGCGTTGTTCGCGCTCGTGTGGGTGATGAGCACCAGACCCAAGTCGCATAA
- a CDS encoding RsmB/NOP family class I SAM-dependent RNA methyltransferase: MTPKQLSATLDILNSALGFNAPADAVVSRHFRENKDLGPKDRAVIAETVFGILRHLPQLEWLAGSTNERLASTRELLLAFFTRIKHLNVRELPSVFTDEDKERAGAMKGMALRDAPLNVRAAMPQWLVDAMLAEGKDEAAILAMGQAMLQAAPLDIRVNGIKAKRDAVASELKAVGDINTTPTPYSPWGLRVEGKPAINKYKCFIEGRVEVQDEGSQLLGLLSGAKRGQMVTDFCAGAGGKTLLLGAMMQNTGRLYAFDVSEKRLANLKPRLARSGLSNVNPQLIASETDQKIKRLAGKMDVVLVDSPCSGMGTLRRNPDLKMRQSAQSVAELNEKQRAILKSAARLVKNGGRLVYATCSFLQSENQGIVREFLAAHPDFQLLDARELLAKERVEIELADEFLQLTPQQHQTDAFFAAVLQRLSVEKVKAQEESAMLSAEDEASEEV, encoded by the coding sequence ATGACACCAAAGCAATTATCCGCCACTTTAGATATTTTGAATTCTGCGCTCGGCTTTAATGCGCCTGCCGATGCGGTTGTTTCGCGCCATTTTCGTGAAAACAAGGACTTAGGCCCAAAAGATCGTGCGGTCATTGCCGAGACCGTGTTTGGCATTTTGCGCCACTTGCCACAGCTTGAATGGTTGGCGGGTAGTACGAATGAACGCTTAGCAAGTACCCGTGAATTATTGTTGGCGTTTTTTACGCGAATCAAGCATTTGAATGTCCGTGAGTTGCCATCGGTGTTTACCGATGAAGACAAGGAGCGCGCCGGTGCCATGAAGGGTATGGCGCTACGAGACGCGCCACTCAACGTTCGCGCAGCCATGCCCCAGTGGTTGGTGGATGCCATGCTCGCCGAAGGCAAAGACGAAGCCGCCATTTTGGCGATGGGTCAAGCCATGCTGCAGGCCGCGCCGCTCGATATCCGCGTGAATGGGATTAAAGCTAAGCGTGATGCCGTTGCATCCGAATTAAAAGCCGTTGGCGATATTAATACGACCCCAACACCCTATTCGCCATGGGGCTTGCGGGTTGAAGGCAAGCCCGCGATTAATAAATACAAATGCTTTATTGAAGGTCGCGTTGAAGTACAAGATGAAGGTAGTCAATTGTTGGGCCTGTTGTCTGGTGCGAAACGTGGCCAAATGGTGACTGATTTCTGCGCAGGTGCGGGTGGCAAAACCTTGCTACTGGGCGCAATGATGCAAAACACGGGCCGCTTGTATGCCTTTGATGTGTCGGAAAAGCGTCTCGCTAATTTGAAACCACGTTTAGCACGCTCTGGTTTGTCCAATGTGAATCCGCAATTGATTGCGTCAGAAACGGATCAAAAAATCAAACGTCTAGCCGGCAAAATGGATGTGGTACTGGTGGATTCGCCTTGTTCGGGAATGGGCACTTTACGCCGCAATCCTGACCTGAAAATGCGCCAGTCAGCGCAAAGCGTTGCGGAATTAAATGAGAAACAACGCGCTATTTTGAAGTCAGCGGCACGACTGGTGAAAAATGGTGGTCGTTTGGTGTATGCGACATGCAGTTTCTTGCAAAGCGAAAATCAGGGTATTGTGCGCGAATTTCTGGCGGCTCATCCAGATTTTCAATTGCTGGATGCGCGTGAGCTGTTGGCCAAAGAGCGAGTAGAGATTGAATTGGCGGATGAGTTTTTGCAACTAACACCACAACAACATCAAACCGATGCCTTCTTTGCTGCTGTATTGCAGCGGCTGAGTGTAGAAAAAGTCAAAGCGCAGGAAGAGTCGGCGATGTTGTCTGCCGAAGATGAAGCGAGCGAAGAAGTCTAA
- a CDS encoding type II secretion system protein, producing MKLKQSGFTLVELAIVLVIIGLILGMAFKGKDLIDGAKVKNLQVQYNKIISGINIFYEKYGFFPGDGCVNASPASVAECMPGGAGYSAANRNGRLTGNEQAAFWVLLIDRTNILQSADRRSVFGQDWGLWDGTLSAGGAVAKAGTWLDLPGVPQSDPRLVCALDRAMDDGVWNTGSMRTNGDPAAINYIATTDCWSLSGQSNFHMVVLP from the coding sequence ATGAAATTAAAGCAGTCAGGTTTTACTTTGGTCGAGCTGGCGATTGTGCTGGTGATTATTGGTCTAATTTTGGGAATGGCGTTTAAGGGGAAAGATCTGATCGACGGTGCCAAAGTGAAAAACCTTCAGGTGCAATACAATAAAATCATTTCTGGGATCAATATTTTCTATGAGAAATATGGCTTTTTCCCCGGGGATGGTTGTGTGAACGCTTCGCCTGCATCGGTGGCGGAATGCATGCCTGGTGGTGCAGGTTATAGCGCGGCGAATCGCAATGGGCGCTTAACGGGTAATGAGCAGGCCGCTTTTTGGGTGTTGTTGATTGATCGCACTAATATTTTGCAATCAGCAGATCGCCGCAGTGTCTTTGGTCAGGATTGGGGCTTGTGGGATGGCACTTTATCGGCGGGCGGTGCGGTCGCCAAAGCGGGAACTTGGCTGGATTTGCCCGGGGTGCCGCAGTCAGATCCGCGTCTGGTGTGTGCGCTCGATCGAGCGATGGATGACGGGGTGTGGAATACCGGTAGTATGAGAACGAATGGTGATCCCGCGGCTATCAATTACATTGCCACCACTGACTGCTGGTCTTTATCAGGGCAAAGTAATTTTCATATGGTGGTATTGCCCTGA
- a CDS encoding type II secretion system protein produces the protein MKQKGFTLVELAIVLVIIGLILGMAFKGKDLIDGAKVKNMQAQYNKIVAGINIFYEKYGFYPGDGCPSATPASVAACNGTRNGLIDNGNEAAAFWVLLIDVTNILQSTDRRSVLGQDWTVWNRSNALWLDFQGAANADMRFICALDRLMDDGSSNTGIVRDGDPATTPPYASTSNTYTTASDCWSLSGQANVLMKVMP, from the coding sequence ATGAAGCAAAAAGGCTTTACGCTAGTTGAGTTGGCGATTGTGTTGGTGATTATTGGTCTGATTTTGGGCATGGCGTTTAAGGGGAAAGACCTGATCGACGGCGCCAAGGTCAAAAACATGCAGGCGCAGTACAATAAAATTGTCGCTGGCATCAATATCTTTTATGAGAAATATGGGTTCTACCCTGGTGACGGCTGTCCAAGCGCAACGCCAGCGTCAGTTGCTGCTTGCAATGGTACCCGCAATGGGTTGATTGATAATGGCAATGAAGCTGCCGCCTTCTGGGTATTGCTGATTGATGTCACCAATATCCTGCAAAGTACCGATCGACGTAGTGTGCTGGGGCAGGATTGGACGGTTTGGAATCGCTCAAATGCTTTGTGGCTGGATTTTCAGGGCGCGGCCAATGCCGATATGCGCTTTATTTGCGCTTTAGATCGTTTGATGGATGATGGCAGTTCGAATACGGGTATTGTGCGTGATGGTGACCCAGCAACGACGCCTCCGTATGCCTCAACGAGCAATACCTATACCACCGCCAGTGATTGTTGGAGTTTGTCGGGTCAGGCGAATGTATTGATGAAAGTGATGCCATAA
- a CDS encoding ClpXP protease specificity-enhancing factor: MQTVSTKPYLLRAIHEWCSDQGFTPYIVVAVRGKMHVPMEYVKGGEIVLNVSYNACRNLVIANDFVSFSARFNGVSRDIEIPVGAIISIFSRENGEGMGFEYEGVDGEPESAPESSNHPDEPPQEPPPRPSGRPQLRVVK; encoded by the coding sequence ATGCAAACTGTATCGACCAAACCGTACTTATTACGCGCCATTCACGAGTGGTGTTCCGACCAAGGCTTCACGCCCTACATCGTCGTGGCCGTGCGTGGCAAAATGCATGTGCCGATGGAATATGTAAAAGGCGGCGAAATTGTCTTGAATGTCAGCTACAACGCGTGTCGCAATCTCGTCATAGCCAATGACTTTGTGAGCTTCTCAGCACGCTTTAATGGCGTTTCCCGCGATATTGAGATTCCCGTAGGCGCGATCATTTCAATCTTCTCGCGTGAAAATGGCGAAGGCATGGGTTTTGAATATGAAGGCGTGGATGGCGAACCAGAAAGCGCACCGGAATCTAGCAATCACCCAGATGAACCGCCGCAAGAGCCCCCTCCTCGCCCAAGCGGTCGCCCGCAATTACGCGTGGTGAAATAG
- the purN gene encoding phosphoribosylglycinamide formyltransferase, giving the protein MKNVVILISGRGSNMQSIVNAQIAGAHIAAVISNRPDAAGLAWAAERGIQTAVLDHKQFADRESFDGALVELIDAYAPDLVVLAGFMRILTAGFVNHYANRLINVHPSLLPAFTGLNTHQRAIDEGVKLAGCTVHFVTAELDHGPIIAQAAVPVLDQDTADTLAARILVHEHQLYPQAVAWFVAGQLRIAAGKVSLLQTASDQPFIQSPTC; this is encoded by the coding sequence ATGAAGAACGTTGTTATTCTGATTTCCGGCCGTGGCAGTAATATGCAATCGATTGTGAATGCCCAGATTGCTGGCGCACATATCGCCGCGGTGATTTCCAATCGCCCAGATGCGGCGGGTTTGGCGTGGGCGGCTGAGCGCGGCATTCAAACAGCAGTGCTCGATCATAAGCAATTTGCCGATCGGGAAAGCTTTGATGGCGCTTTGGTTGAGCTGATCGATGCTTATGCGCCTGATTTGGTCGTGCTGGCGGGCTTTATGCGCATTTTGACGGCTGGGTTTGTCAATCACTACGCCAATCGATTGATCAATGTTCACCCGTCCTTGTTGCCTGCATTTACCGGCTTGAATACGCATCAACGTGCGATTGACGAGGGCGTGAAACTGGCAGGTTGTACCGTGCATTTTGTGACGGCGGAGCTCGATCATGGCCCAATCATCGCGCAAGCTGCGGTGCCTGTGCTTGATCAAGATACGGCGGACACTTTGGCTGCACGCATTTTGGTGCATGAACATCAGCTTTATCCGCAAGCGGTGGCATGGTTTGTGGCTGGGCAACTGCGTATAGCTGCGGGCAAGGTGAGTTTGCTGCAAACCGCAAGTGATCAACCATTTATTCAAAGCCCGACTTGCTAA
- the hda gene encoding DnaA regulatory inactivator Hda: MKQLLLDLLLPAPRTFDDFVRGENAELLFQLGEWAQGDVRALYIWGESGAGKSHLLSASEAKLDHTNPVYFVNAREEMLPQQIEGNAALLVDNVESLDAEQQIALFDHYNTLREGGGRILVSGTLPPMLLALRDDLTTRLGWGLVYQLKSLSDEDKIAALQRRSRHLGFELQHDLGEYLLNHAARDLPSLYFQLEQLNQLALSRQKQVTLSLLRDSLKQNTTPRY; encoded by the coding sequence ATGAAGCAATTACTTTTAGATTTATTGTTACCCGCCCCACGCACATTTGATGATTTTGTGCGCGGAGAAAACGCCGAACTGCTCTTTCAACTTGGGGAGTGGGCGCAGGGTGACGTGCGCGCCTTGTATATCTGGGGCGAAAGTGGCGCGGGTAAAAGCCATCTTTTGAGCGCGAGCGAAGCCAAATTAGATCACACCAACCCAGTCTACTTTGTGAATGCGCGCGAAGAAATGCTACCCCAGCAGATTGAAGGCAATGCCGCATTATTGGTCGATAACGTGGAAAGCCTCGATGCCGAGCAGCAAATCGCGCTGTTTGATCATTACAATACGCTACGTGAAGGCGGCGGACGGATTTTGGTGAGCGGCACTTTGCCCCCGATGCTGCTGGCCTTACGTGATGATTTAACGACCCGACTGGGCTGGGGCTTGGTGTATCAGCTCAAATCACTGTCAGACGAAGATAAAATTGCCGCATTACAACGCCGCTCTCGCCATCTTGGGTTTGAGCTACAGCATGACTTGGGCGAATACTTACTCAATCACGCCGCACGCGATTTACCCAGCCTCTATTTCCAACTGGAACAGCTCAATCAGTTGGCGCTGTCGCGACAAAAGCAGGTGACACTCAGCCTACTGCGCGACAGCCTCAAGCAAAATACTACACCTAGGTATTAA